AATACCGGTACCATTACTGCCGGTTCCCACGCACCATCAGTTCAATACGGTTACCTGTTCTGGAACTGCACCGTTGATTACCGCCTGGATAAAACCCCCAAAGCTGGAAATTTTGGTCGCCCCTGGAGCAATCCTTTGGGAGCACAGATTACCTTCCACGGCACAACTATCAAGCAAATCAACAACGTGCTTTTGATTTCAAACGAAGCTTGGACCAATATGGGCAGCACGATGCGGGATGAAGCACGGTTTTATGAATATGGGTCTGTTGACGAAACCGGCGTGCCCATCAATACCCAGGGGAGGGTGATCAACAAGCTGGCACCCATGGGCACCGTTTTAAATGAGTGGCAGAGCTTGGAGTTTAATCCTTACAACTACCTTAAAGGCCGCGATGGATGGGATCCTCTCAACTTAGCATCCTTCTACGCAGAGATAAACAAGGTAGTAGATTCAGTTGCAATTGACACCGCTGTGGAAGGAGACAGCATTGCCCTTCCAAAAGCACCGGAAGGCTATGAGTTTGCGTGGACTTCCGACAGCGGATATGCTGTTGTCAACGCTGATCAAACTGCTGTTGAGATTATCCGGCCGGCTTATGGTGAACCGGCTGTTAGTGCAGGTGTTACACTGTATGTAAAAGATACAGCTTCCGGTTATGGGAACAAGAAAACAGTGACTTTTCCAATTGCAGCGAGAACGAATATAGAGGACACCTTTACAGCTGCGGGCACAGTTTCCCTGAATAAGGCGGCAGATGCTGCTGTGTCTGTAGAGCTGGTTTTCTCTCAAAATGGGGTAGTGATCAAAAAAACAGCGGTCCGGATTCCAGCCGGCGAAAAGAGCGCAGCCTACCGGGCAGAGTACCTGCCGGAAGGAGCTTACCAGGTTGAAATATCGGCAGCTCAAGGCTACAAAGTAACTTCGGGAGAAATTGTTAGTATTTCAGGTAGTGCCGGTGAAACCAAAGCCCTGGATGTCAAGGCTGCTGCGCTCACCACCGTTGTCATTGAAACTACTGACTTCACAGAACCGTGGGCGGTTCCAACTGCTAACGGTTCGCAGGCGGGCTTTGAGTTTACCAGATACGTCAGTACTGGCGCAGAAACAGCCAACCTCGGCACTGAGAACGCTGTTTATAAATTTACTAAGGTAGATGGTGTAACCATGCCTGCCAGTATTGGAGCGTATTGGGATCTGCTGGCTGCAGTCCAAGCTAACGGCGGGACTTTAGAGAATACCGATGTGCTGTGTTTCAGTTTCGACTTCCTAATGGAAACAGTAGATTACCTGCCGAACGATTACAGCTACTTCGATCTTGCTGCCAGCCGCAGCAATCAAGGCGGGAACAGCGCTGATTCGACCCGGTTTGTCAGATGGGGTGTGCACCGCAACTGGCAGCAGTTCAATATGTTCGGCGCCGATAACGCGCGAGTTAACGGCGATAAAACTCAGTTCCACATCAACGATACCATGGCTAATAAATGGTATCGAATTACAGCTGAGATTGATCTCAAGAATCAAGTGATTACCTCCACCCTTTACAACCGGGATGCGGGTAGAATTCTCAATCAAAAAGCCTTTATAATCGCCGCTCCTGATGGGGAGGGGAACAATCCAGCGTATCCGACGGCGGCTGATTTGACCAAAGGACTGTTTTTCAGCATCTATATGGATAATAAACGCACGCCGCACAAAATGGAATACTACTTTGACAACTTCCGGCTGGAGTATCAGGATTACGCAGACTGATCAAAAGCATAAAAAGAACGGAGATGGGCAGTAAGCTCATCTCCGTTTAGTTTAAAGCAGAATCAAGAATAATAATCCTACCACAACTCCGACCAATCCACCAAAAGTTGCGGAGTTCCCTTCGTTTAATTCTTGGGCGATGGGAAGCAGTTCATCAAAGACTAAAAACAGCATGGCTCCAGCGGCAAAGCCCAGCGCTGCTGATAAGAACATCTCCGAAACGCCGCCTAAATAAGCGCCGATCAATGCTCCTAAACCGGTTGGCAGACCAGCTGCGGCGCAGGTTCCAATGATTCGCAATGGACTGAGTCCTGCAGCTTTCATCGGGCCCGCCATTGCCATTCCTTCCGGGGCATCGTGCAGGGCCAGAATCAAAGCGATGCCGAGTCCTAGGCGTTCTGATGCTGCGTAACCAGCTCCGATTGCCAAACCCTCCGGCAGGTTGTGGAGGGCAATTCCAAGACCGATGAGGATGCTGGTTCTGATCAGCCGCTGCGTCTTTTTGCTCTGTCCTCCCACCGAGGTTACCTGCGCGTGGGGGACAAGCTGATCCAAGAGATAGATAAATCCACATCCAAGGATAAGACCGTATAAAAGTATCTGCAGGCTGCCGTATTCCAATGCTTCCGGGATTAAATCCTGAAATACAACTGCCAGCATTACTCCTCCCGAAAAAGACAGGACAAAACTCAATGTTCTTTTCTTCGGAGTTCGCAGCAAACTGATAATCAATCCACCTAAACCTGTGCCAAAACAACCGGCCACTGTTCCTAACAGCGCTGCCTGCCATATATTTGACATAATACTGTGCCTCCTGCGGTGAGAATAAAAGTCGTTTTCAGCGTCTGTATCTGATTCTAATCCTCTTCGGCCTGCTTGTCAATTGCAATACTTTCTTAACTAATTTATAATAAGGGAGTATACAACCACTCTAGGATTGGAGGACAACTGATTGAAGTACGAAGGCAGTAAAGTAACGGATATTAATCTAGCGTATATCGGCGGCGGATCACGGGGCTGGGCTTGGAGCTTTATGAGCGATTTAGCTGTGGAAGAATCTTTATCGGGTACAGTCAGGCTTTATGATATCGATAAAACCGCTGCAAAGAATAATGAGATTATCGGCAACCGCCTTTATGATCGGGACGATGTCAAAGGCAAATGGAAGTATCAGGCAGTTGCTACTCTTGAAGAAGCCTTGACCGGAGCTGATTTTGTAATCATCTCAATTTTACCTGCTACTTTCCAGGAAATGTGGTCGGATGTTCACACTCCCGAAAAGTATGGAATTTACCAGACCACCGGCGATACTACCGGACCGGGAGGTATTGTCCGGGCACTCCGTACTATTCCAATGTATGAGGAAATTGCTGAGAATATTAAAAAGTATGCGCCGGAGGCTTGGGTTATTAATTACACTAATCCCATGACTCTCTGTGTGCGCACTTTATACGAAGTATTCCCGGAAATCAAAGCTTTTGGCTGCTGCCATGAGGTTTTCGGCACCCAAAACCTGCTTGCCCGCGCTGTAGAAGAGTATCTTGGTGTGGAAAGACCGAGAAGAGACGAAATCAAGGTTAATGTATTAGGAATCAATCACTTTACCTGGCTGGATAAAGCAACTTATCAGGGGATGGATCTAATGCCCCTTTACGCTGATTTTGTCGACAAATATTATGAAGAAGGCTACCGTGATAATCAGCGTGTGAAATTTGACTTGTTCAAACGCTATGGATTAATCGCGGCAGCCGGCGACCGCCATTTGGTTGAGTTTTTGCCGGGCAAATGGTATTTGAAAGATAAGGAAACAATTGATCACTGGAAAGTGCGTATGGTCCACGTGCAGTCCCGAATTGACGGACTGAAAGAGCGAATGGCTAAAAGTGAGCGCCTGGTGAATAATGAGGAAGAGTTTGAACTGAAGCGCTCCGGAGAAGAAGGTGTTCGCCAGATCAAAGCTATTTTAGGCTTGGGAGATCTGGTCACCAATGTAAACCTGCCCAATTATGGACAGACGCCGGATCTGCCGGAAGGCGCTGTTGTGGAGACCAACGCTTTATTCTCTAAAGACAGCGTTCGCCCGGTTCAGGCAGGAACAATGCCAATCCCCGTTCGCAATCTCGTGATGCAGCAGGTATTGAACCAGGAAACGGTGCTCCGAGCTGCAATTAATCGCGATAAAGAGCTTGCTTTCCAAGCTTTCATTAACGATCCGCTGGTTACCATTGACTTAAAAGAAGCAAGGGCTCTCTTTGAGGAAATGCTGGAAAATACCAAGGATTATCTCCCTGGTTATGATATCTAGGATCAAAAAAAGGAGCTTCCGGATTACAGGGAGCTCCTTTAAAAATCCCTTATGCTTTTGCCCGTAAAGCGCGGGATGCATTGATTACAGCAATTATGGTTACACCTACATCCGCAAAAACCGCTTCCCACAGACTGGCCATTCCCAGCGCGCCCAAGAGCAGGAACAAACCTTTAATTCCTAGAGCTAGTCCGATATTCTGCCAGACAATCCTCCGAGTATACTTCGCTAAGCGGATGCTGGTACCGATTCTGCCCACTTCATCAGTCATAAACACTACATCAGCGGCTTCGATGGCGGCATCGGATCCTAATCCTCCCATAGCAATGCCGATATCGGAGCGGGCTAGAACCGGCGCATCATTGATTCCATCACCGATGAAGGCCAGCTTTTTATCTTCAGCTAAGAATCCCTCAATAAGCTCAACCTTGTCTTGAGGCAGAAGTTCAGCGTGGACCTGTTCGATGCCCAGCTCATTTGCCACTGCTTCCGCGTGCTCTTTTCTATCTCCACTCAGCATTACCAGGTTTTTAATGCCTAGTTTCTTCAGCTCAGCCACAGCAGCGGCTGAATCCGGCTTGATCTGATCCGCGACGATGATGTATCCTTTGTACTGACCATTAACTGCAGTATAGACAATCGAACCGATAGTGGTTACATCAGGTACTATAATATTATACTTATCCATAATCATGCGGTTGCCGATAATTACCTGCTGATCCTTAACCACAGCGGTGATGCCGTGGCCGGCAATTTCTTGGTAATCGCGGATTAAGTTTTGATCAATTGGCTTTTGGTATGCATCCCTAATTGCTTTGGCGATAGGGTGGTTGGAATAAGATTCAGCGTAAGCTGCGTACTCCAGAAGTTCTGCTTCCGATAAACCCTCAGCAGCGATTTCGTTAACTTTGAACTGACCCATAGTTAAGGTTCCGGTTTTATCAAAAGCAACAGTCTCTAAGTCGTTGAAAGCCTCAAGATAGTTGCTGCCTTTAACTAGGATCCCGTGGCGGGATGCTGCTCCAATTCCTCCGAAAAAGCTGAGAGGAATTGATACCACCAGAGCGCAGGGACAGGAAATAATCAAGAACACCAGCGCCCGATAGCTCCATTCGCTTAAAGATGCATCCGCTGATAACAGCGGCGGC
The nucleotide sequence above comes from Bacillota bacterium. Encoded proteins:
- a CDS encoding ZIP family metal transporter, with product MSNIWQAALLGTVAGCFGTGLGGLIISLLRTPKKRTLSFVLSFSGGVMLAVVFQDLIPEALEYGSLQILLYGLILGCGFIYLLDQLVPHAQVTSVGGQSKKTQRLIRTSILIGLGIALHNLPEGLAIGAGYAASERLGLGIALILALHDAPEGMAMAGPMKAAGLSPLRIIGTCAAAGLPTGLGALIGAYLGGVSEMFLSAALGFAAGAMLFLVFDELLPIAQELNEGNSATFGGLVGVVVGLLFLILL
- a CDS encoding alpha-glucosidase/alpha-galactosidase; its protein translation is MKYEGSKVTDINLAYIGGGSRGWAWSFMSDLAVEESLSGTVRLYDIDKTAAKNNEIIGNRLYDRDDVKGKWKYQAVATLEEALTGADFVIISILPATFQEMWSDVHTPEKYGIYQTTGDTTGPGGIVRALRTIPMYEEIAENIKKYAPEAWVINYTNPMTLCVRTLYEVFPEIKAFGCCHEVFGTQNLLARAVEEYLGVERPRRDEIKVNVLGINHFTWLDKATYQGMDLMPLYADFVDKYYEEGYRDNQRVKFDLFKRYGLIAAAGDRHLVEFLPGKWYLKDKETIDHWKVRMVHVQSRIDGLKERMAKSERLVNNEEEFELKRSGEEGVRQIKAILGLGDLVTNVNLPNYGQTPDLPEGAVVETNALFSKDSVRPVQAGTMPIPVRNLVMQQVLNQETVLRAAINRDKELAFQAFINDPLVTIDLKEARALFEEMLENTKDYLPGYDI
- the cadA gene encoding cadmium-translocating P-type ATPase; translated protein: MGNTQATVKHIHHDHASTECSACASVTNLASAVGHRHHETSGWFNTQLMLIIGSTALLAAAFFADFSLQVTFGIYLASYLLVGGEILYKAVRNIFRGNIFDEHFLMSIATIGAFVIGEYLEGVAVMLFFQIGEYFQDLAVDRSKRSISALLNIRPDSAHLQTESGLVTVSPERVRVGDLVVVKPGERVPLDGVVMEGTSALDTSALTGESVPRSVKAGDQVFSGSINTSGLLTIKVTKDYQHSTATRIIELVQGAASRKAPTENFITKFSRYYTPAVVLLALALAFLPPLLSADASLSEWSYRALVFLIISCPCALVVSIPLSFFGGIGAASRHGILVKGSNYLEAFNDLETVAFDKTGTLTMGQFKVNEIAAEGLSEAELLEYAAYAESYSNHPIAKAIRDAYQKPIDQNLIRDYQEIAGHGITAVVKDQQVIIGNRMIMDKYNIIVPDVTTIGSIVYTAVNGQYKGYIIVADQIKPDSAAAVAELKKLGIKNLVMLSGDRKEHAEAVANELGIEQVHAELLPQDKVELIEGFLAEDKKLAFIGDGINDAPVLARSDIGIAMGGLGSDAAIEAADVVFMTDEVGRIGTSIRLAKYTRRIVWQNIGLALGIKGLFLLLGALGMASLWEAVFADVGVTIIAVINASRALRAKA